The Deltaproteobacteria bacterium genomic sequence TGTCGCGCGCGAGAAGTTGCAGGCCGGGCGGCCCGTCGGCGGGGACGCCGGAGACCGATCCGTCGAGGGGGTCGACCTCGGTTTCTTCCGCCGCGACGAGCTCCCGCCGGAAATTCCCGCCGGGGTGTTCGATCTTCCGGAGGGCGGCGTCAGCGAGCCGGTTCCCGGGGAGGGCGTGACGAACCTGTTCCAGGTCGCGCGGCGGGAAGCGCCCCGGACGCAGACGTTGCGCAGCGAAGAGGCGCGGATCCGGGAGTCGATCCTCGCGCCCCGGCGGGAGGCGGCGTTCCGCCGGTGGCTGGCGCAGGCGACCGCGGGGGCGAAGGTGAAGGTGCACGCGGAGCTGCTGCAAAAACGGATCGAGGAGAAACGATGAGGCGGACGGGTGCGATCATCGCGGCGGCGGGGACGGCGCTGCTTCTTTCCGCGGGGGCGGCGTTCCCCCGCGTGATCGACGGCGTCGTGGCGCTGGTGAACGAGGAGCCGGTCACGTTTTCCGAGGTGCGCGAGTCGGTGTCGGAAGGGATGAGGATCCCCGTGGGCGACGCGGATGCGCTCCTGCGCGAGGAGCGCGACCCCCGCGCGGTGCTGCGCTGGATCGAGGCCCTCGTCGATTCCGTCCTGGTGCGCAAGGAGCTGGAGAAACTGGGCCAGCCGATCGCGGAGGGAGAGATCGACAAGGCCGCCGACTCCGTCCGGAAGGCGAACGAGATGAGCGAGGCGCAATTCGCCGAGCTGCTCGGGAAGGAGGGGATCTCCCTTCCCACGTACCGCCGCCGCCTTCGGTGGCAGATGGAGCGCGGTGCGATCGTCCGGGCGCGCAAGTTCAAGGAGGTCACGGTGACGGAAAGCGAGGTGCGTGACTACTTCCGGGAGAGCGGGGAACGGTTCCTGGTGGGCGCGCAGGTCCGGCTCGAGACGCTCTTCTTCCCGATCGCCTCCGCGCAGCCCCAGGGCGAAGACGCCGCGCAGGCGCGGATCGCCGTGCAGCAGGCGGGCGAGGCGGTCGGTGCGGGACGTACCTTCGCCGAGGCGCAGGCGCTGGTTCGCGGAACGTTTCCCCAGGTCCAGTTCCAAGCCGCGGACTTCGTGACGACCGAGGACCTGCTCCCTGAGCTGCAGCGGGAGGTTCTCCGCCTGCGCGCCGGGGAATCGTCCCCGACGTTCTTCACCGAGGCGGGGGCGTATCTGTTGCGGGTCGTCGAGCGTCGGGGGGGGACGCCCGGGGACTTCTCCGCGGTGAAGAACGGCTTGACCGAGGAGCTCACCGACCGCCGCAGCGAGAAGGCGTATTCCGACCTCCTCTTGGAGCTGAAGCGGTCGGCCTCGATCGACGTCCGTCTCTGACCCGCCATGCCGCCGAAGATCGCGATCACGATGGGGGACCCCGCGGGGATCGGCCCGGAGGTCGCCGTTCTCGCCCACGCGCGAAGTGAGCTCTTCTCCTGGTGCCGCCCGGTGGTGTACGGCGACGCGGCGATCCTGCGGCGCGCGGTACAGGTGACGGGCGTGTCCCTCGTCCTCGTCGGGGAGGGCGAGGAAACCGGCCCCGGCCGGATCGCCGTCGCGGCGCGCTCCTCCCTCGACCCCGGCCAGGTTCCGTTCGGCCGATCCTCCCTCCCCGGCTCCGTCGCGATGGCCGGGTATATCCGGTCCGCCGCGGAAGACGTTCTCTCCGGGAAGGCCGCGGCGATCGTCACCTGCCCGATCACGAAGGAAGGGCTGAAGGCGGCGGGCGTTCCGTTCCCCGGCCACACGGAGTTCCTCGCCCACCTGTGCGGCGGCGCCGACGTGGTGATGATGCTGGCCGGCGACCGGCTGCGCGTCGCCCTGGTCACGATCCACGTCGGATTGCGCCGCGCCCTGGAACTTCTCTCTCCCGCGCTCATCGAAAAGACCGTGCGCATCACCGACGCTTTCTTCCGAAGGTACATGGGGGCTCCCTCCCCGCGGATCGCCGTGGCCGCGCTGAACCCTCA encodes the following:
- a CDS encoding peptidylprolyl isomerase translates to MRRTGAIIAAAGTALLLSAGAAFPRVIDGVVALVNEEPVTFSEVRESVSEGMRIPVGDADALLREERDPRAVLRWIEALVDSVLVRKELEKLGQPIAEGEIDKAADSVRKANEMSEAQFAELLGKEGISLPTYRRRLRWQMERGAIVRARKFKEVTVTESEVRDYFRESGERFLVGAQVRLETLFFPIASAQPQGEDAAQARIAVQQAGEAVGAGRTFAEAQALVRGTFPQVQFQAADFVTTEDLLPELQREVLRLRAGESSPTFFTEAGAYLLRVVERRGGTPGDFSAVKNGLTEELTDRRSEKAYSDLLLELKRSASIDVRL
- the pdxA gene encoding 4-hydroxythreonine-4-phosphate dehydrogenase PdxA — encoded protein: MPPKIAITMGDPAGIGPEVAVLAHARSELFSWCRPVVYGDAAILRRAVQVTGVSLVLVGEGEETGPGRIAVAARSSLDPGQVPFGRSSLPGSVAMAGYIRSAAEDVLSGKAAAIVTCPITKEGLKAAGVPFPGHTEFLAHLCGGADVVMMLAGDRLRVALVTIHVGLRRALELLSPALIEKTVRITDAFFRRYMGAPSPRIAVAALNPHAGEGGMFGDEETTLIAPAIAACRADGIGASGPYPPDTVFYRAYRGEFDVVVAMTHDQGLIPLKLVHFDDGVNVTMGLPIIRTSVDHGTAYDIAGKGTANPASLLAAVRMAAGMAGSTEAR